A portion of the Carya illinoinensis cultivar Pawnee chromosome 11, C.illinoinensisPawnee_v1, whole genome shotgun sequence genome contains these proteins:
- the LOC122282194 gene encoding protein FAR1-RELATED SEQUENCE 5-like, which yields MDFYKHYGKQEGFPVMTQRSKREKDETIKYVTLGCARGGKAWNRTSNISRPWPTSKTDCKARMNVVFKNGKLCVTSVFNTHNHVLSPRKARFFRCNREVNESVRRVLDTNDQAGTRMNKSFQALVTEAGGFENVSFGKKDCRNYIDKARHLRLGKGGAQALLEYFRRMQYKNDGFFSIMEVDEDDRLRYVFWADARSRGAYNYFGDVVTFDTTYLTNRYGMPFAPFVGVNHHGQSILLDAGLISSEDTESFVWLFKSWLDCMDGKAPNTIITDQDRVIKNAIAIVFPKTRHRYCLWHILKKVPEKLDSHTQYQSGLKSKLLSCVYDSLTIEEFENSWNILKDTFNLHENAWLQSLYAEREFWVPVYLKNTFWAGMSTTQRSESINAFFDGYVHARTNLKEFVDQFDNALKKKIENENQAYFHSFNFTIPCISHLGLEKKFQDVYTNEKFREVQQEIMGMIYCHCRFEKMDGVIATYSVDDEIKAEDFIKEVTYTVLFNEAECEAKCICGLFEMRGIICRHILAIFSARKVRELPEKYILD from the coding sequence ATGGATTTTTATAAGCATTATGGAAAACAAGAAGGTTTTCCGGTTATGACACAAAGGAGTAAAAGAGAGAAAGATGAGACTATCAAATATGTTACTCTGGGATGTGCTCGTGGTGGCAAGGCATGGAATAGAACatcaaatatctcaaggcctTGGCCAACAAGCAAGACAGACTGCAAGGCAAGGATGAATGTAGTGTTCAAGAATGGGAAGTTGTGTGTCACATCAGTTTTTAACACACACAATCATGTACTTAGTCCAAGAAAAGCAAGATTCTTCAGATGCAACAGAGAAGTTAATGAGTCAGTTAGGAGGGTGTTGGATACAAATGATCAGGCTGGCACAAGGatgaataagagttttcaagctcttgtgacTGAGGCGGGTGGGTTTGAGAATGTATCATTTGGCAAAAAAGATTGCCGTAACTATATTGATAAGGCACGACACCTACGTCTAGGTAAAGGTGGTGCTCAAGCACTGTTGGAATATTTTAGAAGGATGCAATACAAGAATGATGGCTTTTTCAGTATTATGGAGGTGGATGAGGATGATAGGCTGAGATATGTGTTTTGGGCGGATGCCCGTAGTAGAGGGGCTTACAACTATTTTGGAGATGTGGTAACATTCGATACCACATACTTGACAAATAGGTATGGAATGCCATTTGCACCTTTCGtgggtgtaaaccaccatggacAATCAATTCTTTTGGATGCAGGCCTTATTTCAAGTGAGGATACCGAATCATTTGTTTGGTTATTTAAAAGTTGGCTTGATTGCATGGATGGAAAAGCACCAAATACTATTATTACAGATCAAGATCGCGTAATAAAAAATGCGATTGCCATTGTTTTTCCCAAGACGCGACATAGATATTGCTTGTGGCACATATTGAAAAAGGTCCCTGAGAAACTTGATTCCCATACTCAATACCAATCTGGGCTGAAAAGTAAGTTACTATCTTGTGTCTATGACTCCCTTACTATTGAGGAGTTTGAGAATTCTTGGAACATCCTCAAGGATACATTCAACTTGCATGAAAATGCTTGGCTGCAAAGCTTATATGcagagagagagttttgggTGCCTGTATATTTAAAGAACACATTTTGGGCTGGGATGAGTACAACTCAGCGCAGTGAGAGCATAAACGCTTTCTTCGACGGCTATGTGCATGCCAGGACAAACCTTAAAGAATTTGTTGATCAGTTCGACAAtgcattgaagaaaaaaattgagaacgAAAATCAAGCATACTTTCATTCTTTCAACTTCACCATTCCTTGCATATCACACTTGGGTCTTGAGAAGAAGTTTCAAGATGTGtacacaaatgaaaaatttagagagGTTCAACAAGAGATAATGGGAATGATTTATTGTCATTGTCGTTTCGAGAAAATGGATGGAGTAATCGCAACTTACTCGGTCGATGATGAAATTAAGGCTGAAGATTTCATTAAGGAGGTTACTTATACTGTTTTGTTTAATGAGGCCGAGTGTGAGGCAAAATGTATTTGCGGGTTGTTTGAGATGCGGGGGATAATTTGTAGACATATTCTTGCCATCTTTTCAGCTAGGAAAGTCCGGGAGTTGCCGGAAAAGTACATATTAGACTGA